TTGCCGGTCATGTCCTGGGCGGAGTTGGCAACCACGGCTTTGATCAGCGCGCCGGAGGGCGTGAAGGCGTTGCCGGGCGTGGGCGTGCCGGTGGGGTAGTAGCCGCCCATGAAGTACTGGCGGGCGAGGGTCGCGGCGGCGGCGGCGGCGGGGCAGGCCATGGAGGTTCCGGTCTGCTGCGCGGTGCCACAGCCGGTGGTACCGGAGGAGGAGATGGCGCATCCGGGGGCGGTGATCTCGGGCTTGCGGCGGCCGTCGGCCGTGGGCGCCCAGCCGCCGACGCACACCTGCTGCTGAGCGCCGGCGCTGCCGGAGCCGGCGACGGCGAGGACGTTCTTGGCGTTCTCGGGGTTGCGGACGGTGGTGTTGCTGTTGGTGACCGCGAAGAAGATCAGGTTGTCGTCGAAGTCGTGCTGGAAGGAGTCGAGGCCGCGGCAGGCGGAGTCGTAGGCGGTGGAGACGCTGTCGCCCCAGCTGTTGCTGTGGATAGCGGCGCCTTGCGAGTAGTGGAGGCTGTGGCGCTGGATCTGGCTCTGCTCGTTGGGGCTGGGCCACTGGTTGAAGACGAGCTTGGCGCCGTAGGCGATGCCGCGGGTGTTGTCGAAGACGCCGTTGTCGCCGGCGAGGGTGCCGGCGATGTGCGTGCCGTGGGAGTCGGCGAACTGCGAGGCCGCGTTGTACGCGAGGATCTTGCGGTGGTTGGGGCCGATGGGGTTCACGGCGTCAAAGAACGAGCAGTGGCTGACGCCGATGCCGCCGTCGATCAGGCCGATGATCTGGCCCGCGCCGGTGACGCCGATGTTGTAGAGCGGGGTCTCGTTGGTGACGTTGGTCTGGACGATCCAGCGGGTTTCGGAGTTGCCGCCGCGGGGGGTGAACTCGGGCTGGTGCTCGGCGAACTGCACGCCGGGGAGGTCGGCGAGGCGGTGCACGTCGGCGGCGGGCATAATGATGTTGAGGCAGGCGGTGCGGCCGACATGGTCGATGGAGACGACCTGGGTGTTGGGGAGCTTGATCAGCGCGTCGCGGACGGGGTCGGAGGGCTCGTCGTCGAAGAGCCAGACGTGCGCGGCGACGAGGCCGGCGTCGGCCATCTCGCGCCGGAGCGGGGTCTCGAAGGGGCGGCCGTGGGCGCCCGCGACGAGGGCGGCGTCGATCTTCCAGGCGCGCTGGTATTCGCCGGCCCAGAGAACAAAGCCCAGGGCGCGGAGCTGCGCGGGCGTGGTGTTGGAGAGGACGGCGATGAAGGCGTTGGTGGGCAGGTAAGAGCCGAGCTGAACGCCGGCATCCGTGAGTTGCTTCTCGCGGGCGGGGGTGAGGGGGCCGTCGAGGATGATGACGTGGCGGGCGGCGGAGAACTGTGCGCCGGAGAGGACGTCGAGGGCGGGGTTGAAGGCGTGGCCGCGGAGGTCAAGGCGGGGGGCGTTGGGATCGGCGTTGATGGCGGCGGTGCTGATGGCGGAGCCGGCGCAGAGCATCAGCGTTGCCAGCGCTGCTCCCAATGAGCGATATGCCATCTCCAACTCCCCTGGTGGGCCGCTCGAACGAGGGGCCTGAATGAGTATCGGAAGGACTTGCGGCCGTTATGACGCCGGCCCGGAGGTATACGCAGGAGCGGGGCGCAGGGCTTCAACGGCGCGGGTTATGGGGCCGTGGAGGGGCAGATTGGGGCGTTCTGCGGCGGGTTGAGGAGGAGGTCAGGCCTGGATGGCGGCCTCGGGGGAGGGCAGGCCGAGGGCGGAGTCGGAGAGGGACTCCGCCGGAGCTTCGCGGGAGGGGGCGGGCTCGAGGGTGGTGGCGAAGGTGCCCTTCCAGCCGCTGTTGGGGACGCCCGCGGCGGCGAGCGCGAGGCGCATGCCGTCGACGGGGTCGGCGGTGCGGCGCCAGTCGGCGAGCACCTCGCGGGACGCGGCGCGGTAGCGGTCGAGGTTGCGGTCGTCGGTGGCTTCGAGCAGCGCGGCGGTGAGCTCGTCGAGGTTGCCCTTGTTGACCGTGCGGCCGTTGACGCCTTCCTTCACCAGCTCGTAGGCGGCGCCGACGACGTTGGTGGAGACGATGGCGAGACCCGCGGCCGCGGCCTCGTTGATGACCACGCCCCAGGGCTCGTAGTCGGAGGCGAGGGCGAAGACGTGGGAGGCGCGGTAGATGGCGGAGATCTCGGCCTGGTCGCCGATGAAGCCGGTGAAGATGACGCGTCCGCGGAGGTGCTCGGGGACGCGGTCCTTCAGGGCCTGCATGTTCGGGCCGCTGCCGACGACGACGAGCTCAAAGTCGGGGCGCTGCGCGCTGATGTTCGCGAAGGCGTCGATCACGAGGTCGACGCGCTTGACGTCGACGAGGCGGCAGCAGGTGACGATGCGCTTGAGGTGCGGGCGGAGGGCGTGGCGGCGGCATGCGGTGCGGGCCTGCTCGTCGGTGATCTGGTCGATGAGCGAGTAGTCGGGCTCGTAGGGGCTGATGAAGGTCTTCTCGCGCTTGGCGCCGTAGTTGGCGAAGTACTCGGCGCCGAGGCGGCCGCAGACCATGAAGCCAGAGACGGCGCGGACGACCGAGGAGACGACGAGCTTCTTGATGACGGCCTTAGCGCCACGGGCGAGGTCGCCGCGGGAGTTGCTGTCGGCCACCATGTAGCAAGGGACCTTGTGCAGGCGGCACCAGGCGATGAGGCGGGCGCGGGTGGCGTCCTGATAGCCGCCGAGGAACACGGCCTTGACGTCGTTGGCCTTGAGCCAGGCGATGATCTCGCCGCCCTTCTGCCAGTCGCGCTTGAACCACTTGCGCTGGCCGATCTCGACGACGGGCTGGCCCTGGCCGAAGTAGACGGGGTTGATCTCGGCGTGGTGCTGCTTCTCCCAGGCCTGGTCGGCCTGGTCGTGGGTAAAGAGGGAGCAGAAGCGGACCCCGGGGACCTCGTCGACCAGGCGGCGGGTGAGGTGCAGGCGGTATGGGGTCTGGACGTTGAAGATGAGCGCGACCGTCGGGCGGGCGGTATCGGGGAGCACGGACTGGACGGTGGCGATCATTTTGGGTGCTGTTTGGGTCAGGCGGCGCGGTGTGCGCCATCTGGAACATGCACCCGGGTTTTGCGGGCGGCCAGCGAAGTGGGAGATTGGTTGTAAGTCGTCTGGCTGGAGGTGGATGCGCGGCGTCTCTCGCGGCTCGCGGCAGCATCGGCCCACTCGGATGGGGGTGCACAGCAACCCGGCTCGGGTTAGATCATTGGGGCCGTGGTCGCCAGCTGGACCAGCGGCGCGACCGGGTGGTCGGGCTGGGAGAGAGCCTCAATGGAGAGGCCCATCGCGGCGAGCGCGGCGGCGAGGCCGCGGACTGGGTCGGCCCGCCGGCGCCAGTCCTGGAGCATGCCCAGGGAGTTAGCGCGGTACACAGGGTTTCGGCGCTCGTCGGTGGCATCGAGCAGGGCGGTGGTGAGGAGGCGGTGGTTGCCGACGGGGAAGATGCGGCCGTTGACGCCCTCGCCAACGACCTCGGGCGCGGCGCCGGTGATGGAGCTGACGACGATGGCCATGCCGGCGGCGACGGCCTCGCAGATGACGAGGCCGTAGGGCTCGTACTCCGCGGGGTGGACGAGCACGTGGGAAGCGCGGTAGATGGCGCTGACGTCCTTCTGGCTGCCCACAAAGCCGGTGAAGATCACGCGGGAGCGGAGGTGGGCGGGGACGCGGGCCTTGAGCTGCGGCTCGAGGGGGCCGCTGCCGACGATGACGAGGTCCCAGTCGGGGCGCTTCGTGGCGATGGATGCGAAGGCGTCGATAGCGAGGTCGACGCGCTTGATGTCGATCAGGCGCGAGCAGGCGACGATGCGCTTGCGGGCGGGATCGAGGTTGTAGCGGGCGAGGACGGGTGCGATGTCCGCTTCGGTGAGCGACTGGATGAGCTGGTAGTCGGGCTCCACGGGGCAGATGTGGATGCACTCGGGGGGGAAGTTGTAGAAGGTGAAGAAGTCGGCACCGTTGCGGCCGCAGACGAGGACGCCATCAACCATGCGGCGAATGGCGGAGAGGAACCATTTTTTGAGCCAGCCTTTAAGGCCGCCGGGGCGCGTGGAGCGGACGTTGCTGTCGGCGAACACGAGCACGGTGATGTTGTGCTTGTGGCACCAGCGGATGACCAGAGCGCGGCAGACGTCGGCGTAACCGCCGATGACGACGGCGTCGATGTTGCTCTGCTGAATCCAGCGGGTGACGCGCTGGGCCTTGCGGTAGTCGGCGATCGTGTCGGCCAGAGTGCGGGTGCGGACGCCCTCGCCGGGGCCGACGCAGTACGGGTGGATCTCCGCGACTTCTTCCAGGGACCAGGGCTGATCGCCCTCCTCAAAGAGCGAGCAGGTGGCGATCTTGACACCAGGGATCTCGCGCGCGAAGCGGAGGAAGAGGTGCACCCAGTAGGGCGTGAGGACGTTGGTGACCATGCCCACAGTGATAGATGCGGGTGGTGGGTTGGCTGTGGACATAGAGGTGGGCTTGGCGGGGTGCGGTGCGGGCTCGCGTCACTTTATTATCGGCGAGGAATCAGGGTGGGGTGAGAGGGGAATGTTGCGAGTGAGTCTCAACTGCGCTACCGTTTGAGGTGGTGAGCTGGAACCCCCGGTTTGGGCGGGGTTTGGCTGCCGCCGGTTGAGGACTTGCATGGGCGCAGGCTGTGACGAATGCTGCGGGGCCGCGGGCGAAACGCCGGTGGTGGTGACGTGCGGGGTGTCTGTCGGGGCGTCGGCACCGCGTCTGGGCGACTCTGTAAAGGCGGATACGTCCGGAGCTTGCGCCCCGGTCTCGTATGTCGCGCTGACGACCCTCAAGCCCGGTCAGACGGCGGTCGTACGGACCACCAGTCTGGACGCTGGGGATGCGGACCTGCTGCGGGCTATGGGGCTGCGGCTGGAGGCGCGGGTGCGGCTGTGCCGGCTGGGCGAGCCGTGCATCGTTGAGGTCATGGGCGGGGGCGAGAGCTGCGGTCGCAAGGGCGGGTGCGTGTGCCGGATCGGGCTGGCGCGGCCGCTGGCGGAGAAGGTCCTCGTGGGCAGCGTCGAGGGCGGATGAGCACTGTCGCAACGGGCAGCGGGGCCGTGGAGCAAGGGCTGAAGCCCGCTCTGCCGACGCGCATCGCGCTGATCGGCAATCCGAACACGGGGAAAACGACGCTGTTCAACCGGCTGTCGGGGCTGCGGCACAAGACGGGGAACTTCCCGGGGACGACGCAGGAGGCGCGGCGGGGGACGGTGCGTGTCGATGACGGCGCGTTCGAGCTGATCGACCTGCCGGGG
The sequence above is drawn from the Phycisphaerales bacterium genome and encodes:
- a CDS encoding glycosyltransferase family 4 protein, whose protein sequence is MVTNVLTPYWVHLFLRFAREIPGVKIATCSLFEEGDQPWSLEEVAEIHPYCVGPGEGVRTRTLADTIADYRKAQRVTRWIQQSNIDAVVIGGYADVCRALVIRWCHKHNITVLVFADSNVRSTRPGGLKGWLKKWFLSAIRRMVDGVLVCGRNGADFFTFYNFPPECIHICPVEPDYQLIQSLTEADIAPVLARYNLDPARKRIVACSRLIDIKRVDLAIDAFASIATKRPDWDLVIVGSGPLEPQLKARVPAHLRSRVIFTGFVGSQKDVSAIYRASHVLVHPAEYEPYGLVICEAVAAGMAIVVSSITGAAPEVVGEGVNGRIFPVGNHRLLTTALLDATDERRNPVYRANSLGMLQDWRRRADPVRGLAAALAAMGLSIEALSQPDHPVAPLVQLATTAPMI
- a CDS encoding S8 family serine peptidase, with the translated sequence MAYRSLGAALATLMLCAGSAISTAAINADPNAPRLDLRGHAFNPALDVLSGAQFSAARHVIILDGPLTPAREKQLTDAGVQLGSYLPTNAFIAVLSNTTPAQLRALGFVLWAGEYQRAWKIDAALVAGAHGRPFETPLRREMADAGLVAAHVWLFDDEPSDPVRDALIKLPNTQVVSIDHVGRTACLNIIMPAADVHRLADLPGVQFAEHQPEFTPRGGNSETRWIVQTNVTNETPLYNIGVTGAGQIIGLIDGGIGVSHCSFFDAVNPIGPNHRKILAYNAASQFADSHGTHIAGTLAGDNGVFDNTRGIAYGAKLVFNQWPSPNEQSQIQRHSLHYSQGAAIHSNSWGDSVSTAYDSACRGLDSFQHDFDDNLIFFAVTNSNTTVRNPENAKNVLAVAGSGSAGAQQQVCVGGWAPTADGRRKPEITAPGCAISSSGTTGCGTAQQTGTSMACPAAAAAATLARQYFMGGYYPTGTPTPGNAFTPSGALIKAVVANSAQDMTGNPGYPSDREGWGRVTIANVLGFAPDQRKLLLSDVRNANPAALTTGQTSEITFHVGPCESVLKATLAYHDAPALANAASAPVNNLDLELIDPEGNVYRGNFFANGSSVAGGTADALNNLEQVYVTSPAVGRWTARVIATAVNDGPQGFALVVAGPVDQNACGSADFNCDGDTGTDQDIEAFFAALGGTGPGDADFNRDGDTGTDQDIEAFFRVLGGNPC
- a CDS encoding FeoA family protein, with the translated sequence MGAGCDECCGAAGETPVVVTCGVSVGASAPRLGDSVKADTSGACAPVSYVALTTLKPGQTAVVRTTSLDAGDADLLRAMGLRLEARVRLCRLGEPCIVEVMGGGESCGRKGGCVCRIGLARPLAEKVLVGSVEGG
- a CDS encoding glycosyltransferase family 4 protein, which produces MIATVQSVLPDTARPTVALIFNVQTPYRLHLTRRLVDEVPGVRFCSLFTHDQADQAWEKQHHAEINPVYFGQGQPVVEIGQRKWFKRDWQKGGEIIAWLKANDVKAVFLGGYQDATRARLIAWCRLHKVPCYMVADSNSRGDLARGAKAVIKKLVVSSVVRAVSGFMVCGRLGAEYFANYGAKREKTFISPYEPDYSLIDQITDEQARTACRRHALRPHLKRIVTCCRLVDVKRVDLVIDAFANISAQRPDFELVVVGSGPNMQALKDRVPEHLRGRVIFTGFIGDQAEISAIYRASHVFALASDYEPWGVVINEAAAAGLAIVSTNVVGAAYELVKEGVNGRTVNKGNLDELTAALLEATDDRNLDRYRAASREVLADWRRTADPVDGMRLALAAAGVPNSGWKGTFATTLEPAPSREAPAESLSDSALGLPSPEAAIQA